In one Roseinatronobacter monicus genomic region, the following are encoded:
- a CDS encoding IS630 family transposase (programmed frameshift) translates to MSSALPSALRARFQECIVEGLSGRAAAARLKLSAATGVRWQRRLRETGSIEPEPQGRPPGHGKLSSHQALLEELVAQDGDITLPELAGALEAATGITAHAASIGRFLRKLGYTYKKSLVATERLRAHVKERRKNWFRHHLPAMQAHPDRLVFIDETSVKTNLTRQYGRSLCGKRLEMDAPFGAWGTQTFIAGLTHDNLIAPWVIKGAMDGEAFEAYVRNVLAPELQPGTVVICDNLATHYNKAAATALRDVGCWFLYLPPYSPDLNPIEMAFSKLKAHLRRIGARTFDQMFDALTEICDLFTPDECWNFFCGAGYASG, encoded by the exons ATGTCATCAGCATTGCCGTCAGCGCTTCGTGCGCGGTTTCAAGAGTGTATTGTAGAAGGATTGAGCGGTCGTGCCGCAGCAGCACGGCTGAAGTTGTCCGCCGCCACTGGTGTGCGATGGCAACGCAGGCTGCGGGAAACGGGTTCGATTGAGCCGGAGCCCCAAGGCCGTCCTCCTGGTCATGGGAAGCTGTCTTCTCATCAAGCGTTGCTGGAAGAATTGGTGGCGCAGGATGGTGATATCACTTTGCCAGAACTTGCCGGTGCATTGGAAGCTGCCACTGGCATTACCGCGCACGCGGCCTCCATCGGGCGGTTTCTGCGCAAGCTCGGATACACATAT AAAAAGTCGCTGGTTGCCACCGAACGGTTGCGCGCTCATGTGAAGGAGCGGCGTAAGAACTGGTTCAGGCATCACCTGCCTGCCATGCAAGCGCATCCTGATCGGCTTGTCTTTATTGATGAAACCTCCGTCAAAACCAACCTGACCCGTCAATACGGACGCAGTCTCTGCGGAAAGCGCCTGGAAATGGATGCCCCGTTCGGGGCGTGGGGAACGCAGACATTTATCGCTGGTTTGACGCACGACAATCTGATCGCGCCGTGGGTCATCAAAGGGGCAATGGATGGTGAAGCCTTTGAGGCCTATGTCCGAAATGTCCTGGCCCCGGAATTACAGCCAGGCACTGTCGTTATTTGCGACAACCTCGCCACCCATTACAACAAGGCTGCTGCGACGGCTTTAAGAGATGTGGGATGCTGGTTCTTGTACCTGCCGCCATACTCCCCTGACCTCAACCCCATCGAGATGGCTTTCTCAAAGCTCAAGGCACATCTGCGTAGGATTGGAGCCAGAACATTCGATCAGATGTTCGACGCGCTCACGGAAATCTGCGACCTCTTCACACCGGACGAATGCTGGAACTTCTTCTGTGGGGCTGGATATGCATCAGGTTAA
- a CDS encoding antitoxin of toxin-antitoxin stability system, producing MPELACMTVYQFSELSDAAKEKARDWWRAGGMDYDWWDSVYDDFGRICEILGVDLKTRDIKLMNGSTRQEPCVWFRGFASQGDGACFEGIASYAKGAARAIRDYAPQDKTLHSIADRLQDVQKRNFYQLRAAISHRGHYFHEYCMDIDVSRDSPSYQAMTDDAEDTIMESLRDLARWLYRQLQTEHDYLTSDDAVADTLDANEYTFTETGQRYIY from the coding sequence ATGCCCGAACTCGCTTGCATGACTGTTTACCAGTTTTCCGAATTGTCAGACGCCGCCAAGGAAAAAGCCCGCGACTGGTGGCGCGCTGGTGGCATGGATTATGACTGGTGGGACAGCGTCTATGATGATTTTGGCCGCATCTGCGAAATCCTTGGCGTTGACCTCAAAACCCGCGACATCAAACTGATGAATGGGAGCACACGGCAGGAGCCATGCGTCTGGTTTCGCGGCTTTGCCAGCCAAGGGGACGGGGCTTGCTTTGAAGGCATCGCCTCATATGCCAAAGGGGCCGCCCGTGCCATTCGTGACTATGCCCCGCAGGATAAGACGCTGCACAGCATCGCAGACCGCTTGCAGGACGTGCAAAAGCGCAATTTCTATCAGTTGCGCGCAGCGATCAGCCATCGTGGCCACTACTTCCACGAATATTGCATGGACATCGATGTGTCGCGCGATAGCCCGTCATATCAGGCCATGACCGACGACGCCGAGGACACCATCATGGAATCGCTGCGCGATCTGGCCCGCTGGCTTTACCGTCAGCTTCAGACCGAGCACGACTATCTGACATCCGACGACGCCGTGGCCGATACGCTGGACGCCAATGAATACACCTTCACCGAAACCGGCCAGCGCTATATCTATTGA
- a CDS encoding recombinase family protein has translation MVPRAQSLPEKVCGQHRDRQAIVYIRQSTLQQVERNQESTRLQYALVDRAFALGWPREAIVVVDDDLGRSGASIEGRLGFQRLVAEVGLGRVGLVLGVEMSRLARSCRDWHQLLEICSLFDTLIADADGVYDPSNFNDRLLLGLKGTMSEAELHIIKARMLEGRRAKARRGELAKSLPAGYVARPSGEVIFEPDEQAQGVIRLIFDLFERLRSVGGVLRYLNEHNIQMPIRRKDGPTKGDLEWRRPSRATLHNLFNNPIYAGVYAWGARPVDRRRQKPGRPGTGRCVKAPDNVEVFLPDRLPAYISLEQFESIQAQIRANLPSAQGPVRAGSALLSGMVICGACGLRMQPTYNNNGQVARYICNGMHMAYAEPICQSLKAAPVDEAVSRAILRSLEPAALEISLAVASDLEAERKSLDRQWQQRLERAQFEVDRARRSYASVEPENRLVARSLEKSWEEALASQARLMVDYDRFQRERLQAPSRTELEAIRTLTQDLPALWQAATTTQRERQEIVRLLLERVIIKMVDDTEHVEVTCHWHGGNQTMHKVIRPVARITALSSYPALIARMKELYEAGHSSRCIANILNEEGFVPPKRRNTYTPEMVRHRLVAAGIAKPQRKKPSASAMIVREPDEWTIRELAEAIGMPQATLYYWVANGRLSSRLVKHDRKPVKLVTADATMIEDLKAIRASPPHLRRLPPRQSAEQLKLIT, from the coding sequence ATGGTCCCGCGCGCCCAGAGTTTACCCGAGAAAGTCTGCGGACAGCATCGCGATCGCCAAGCGATCGTTTATATTCGCCAATCAACGCTGCAGCAGGTTGAGCGCAATCAGGAATCGACACGGCTGCAATACGCTCTGGTTGACCGGGCTTTCGCACTTGGCTGGCCGCGGGAAGCGATCGTCGTGGTCGACGATGATCTGGGACGCTCGGGCGCCTCGATCGAGGGACGGCTTGGCTTTCAGCGGCTGGTAGCAGAAGTCGGACTGGGTCGTGTCGGATTGGTCCTTGGGGTCGAGATGTCACGGCTTGCGCGCTCGTGCCGGGACTGGCACCAGTTGTTGGAGATTTGCTCCCTATTCGATACATTGATTGCGGATGCCGATGGCGTTTACGACCCATCGAATTTCAACGATAGGCTCCTGTTAGGCTTAAAGGGGACAATGAGCGAGGCCGAACTGCATATTATCAAGGCAAGAATGCTGGAGGGGCGACGTGCGAAGGCCCGGCGCGGCGAACTCGCAAAGAGTTTGCCAGCGGGTTATGTAGCGCGCCCGTCGGGGGAGGTCATCTTCGAACCTGATGAACAGGCCCAGGGCGTCATCCGTCTTATCTTTGATTTGTTTGAGCGGCTGCGGTCGGTTGGAGGTGTGCTGCGGTATCTGAACGAGCACAATATACAGATGCCGATACGCAGGAAAGATGGCCCGACCAAGGGTGATCTTGAGTGGCGCCGCCCAAGCCGAGCCACGCTGCATAACCTGTTCAACAATCCTATTTATGCCGGTGTGTATGCCTGGGGTGCGCGGCCCGTCGACAGGCGGCGCCAGAAGCCGGGGCGTCCTGGAACCGGGCGCTGCGTGAAGGCGCCGGACAATGTCGAGGTGTTTCTGCCAGACCGGTTGCCGGCCTATATCAGCTTGGAGCAATTCGAGAGCATCCAAGCGCAGATTAGGGCCAACCTGCCGAGCGCGCAGGGGCCGGTCCGGGCTGGAAGCGCTTTGCTATCGGGCATGGTGATTTGTGGCGCGTGCGGCTTGAGGATGCAGCCAACCTATAACAACAATGGTCAAGTCGCGCGCTACATCTGCAATGGCATGCACATGGCCTACGCAGAACCAATCTGTCAGTCGCTTAAAGCGGCCCCGGTTGATGAGGCTGTGTCGCGCGCTATCCTGCGATCGCTGGAACCAGCCGCGCTCGAGATCAGTCTTGCGGTCGCCAGCGACCTTGAAGCGGAACGCAAATCTCTCGATCGTCAATGGCAGCAGCGTCTTGAGCGCGCCCAATTCGAGGTTGATCGCGCCCGGCGGAGTTATGCCAGCGTCGAGCCAGAGAACCGACTGGTTGCGCGTAGTCTCGAGAAGAGTTGGGAAGAGGCGCTGGCGAGCCAAGCGCGCCTCATGGTTGATTATGACCGCTTCCAGCGCGAACGTCTGCAAGCACCGAGCCGCACTGAACTGGAGGCGATCCGTACCCTTACCCAAGATCTCCCCGCGCTTTGGCAGGCGGCAACAACCACACAAAGAGAACGACAGGAAATTGTACGGCTGCTGCTCGAAAGGGTTATCATCAAGATGGTTGATGACACCGAGCATGTGGAGGTCACGTGTCATTGGCATGGCGGCAATCAAACGATGCACAAGGTGATCCGTCCTGTCGCGCGGATCACCGCGCTCAGCAGCTATCCGGCACTGATTGCGCGCATGAAGGAACTCTACGAAGCTGGCCACAGTAGCCGCTGCATTGCCAATATTCTCAACGAAGAAGGCTTTGTCCCCCCCAAGCGTCGTAACACCTATACCCCCGAAATGGTCCGCCACCGCCTGGTTGCGGCGGGCATCGCCAAACCACAGCGCAAAAAACCCAGCGCCTCAGCGATGATTGTGCGCGAACCCGACGAGTGGACAATCCGAGAATTAGCCGAAGCCATCGGCATGCCTCAAGCGACCCTGTATTATTGGGTCGCCAACGGCCGCCTAAGCAGCCGCCTGGTTAAACATGACCGCAAACCGGTGAAGCTGGTGACTGCTGACGCGACAATGATCGAGGATCTTAAAGCGATCCGCGCGAGCCCGCCCCACCTGAGGCGCCTGCCGCCCCGGCAAAGCGCAGAACAACTTAAACTTATCACTTGA
- a CDS encoding helix-turn-helix domain-containing protein gives MAHPIDIHVGKRLRERRLAAGMTQSQLSDEVSVKYQQIQKYETGANRVSSSRLWEFARALKVPITFFFDGIEEQTEPSHNIAGAGGREVLALVRIFRAIPEAQRKAILDLATSLGKKSTG, from the coding sequence ATGGCGCATCCGATTGATATTCATGTTGGGAAGCGGCTTCGTGAGCGGCGCTTGGCTGCAGGAATGACGCAAAGCCAGCTCTCGGACGAGGTTAGTGTCAAGTACCAGCAAATACAGAAATACGAGACAGGTGCTAACCGTGTTTCATCATCGCGGCTGTGGGAGTTTGCGCGCGCATTGAAAGTCCCAATAACGTTTTTCTTTGATGGTATTGAAGAGCAAACAGAGCCGTCGCACAATATTGCTGGAGCGGGGGGCAGAGAGGTGTTGGCCTTGGTGCGCATTTTTCGAGCAATCCCCGAAGCGCAGCGAAAAGCAATTCTTGATCTGGCGACCTCGCTTGGAAAGAAATCAACGGGTTGA
- a CDS encoding type II toxin-antitoxin system VapC family toxin: protein MFLDASVIVAVLKNEPESPVLLKAMEGARGKLRHSGITRLEASMALARTYKEQRGDTHATAQDFETASQLVSELLEVLGSYEVHITGSIADAAIRALAQYGHMVGHNAKLNFGDALSYACAKAYHTPLLYKGKDFKHTDLL, encoded by the coding sequence ATGTTTCTTGATGCAAGCGTGATCGTCGCCGTCCTCAAGAATGAGCCTGAAAGCCCTGTCTTGCTCAAGGCCATGGAAGGCGCGCGCGGGAAGCTTCGGCATTCCGGCATCACCAGACTGGAAGCGTCGATGGCTCTCGCCCGAACCTACAAAGAGCAACGCGGCGACACGCACGCGACAGCGCAAGATTTCGAGACAGCCAGCCAGCTCGTAAGCGAGCTGCTGGAAGTGCTCGGGTCATATGAGGTTCACATAACAGGCAGCATCGCTGACGCGGCGATCCGCGCTCTCGCGCAATATGGTCATATGGTGGGGCACAATGCGAAGCTGAATTTCGGTGATGCTTTGTCCTATGCTTGTGCCAAAGCCTATCACACGCCGCTACTATACAAGGGTAAAGATTTCAAACATACAGACCTTTTGTGA
- a CDS encoding type II toxin-antitoxin system VapB family antitoxin produces MPLFIRNPEVDTLVDKVMAATGSKDKTETVRKALLLQLEAVNAKESLASRVAKVQQKAALTGLRPDGRDDKDLMDEQWGV; encoded by the coding sequence ATGCCGCTCTTCATTCGCAACCCTGAAGTCGATACCTTGGTTGACAAGGTGATGGCAGCAACTGGCTCCAAAGACAAAACCGAGACCGTTCGGAAGGCACTGCTCTTGCAGCTTGAAGCCGTGAACGCGAAGGAAAGTCTGGCATCTCGGGTCGCCAAGGTCCAGCAGAAAGCCGCGCTCACTGGTCTGCGGCCTGATGGCCGTGACGATAAAGACCTGATGGACGAACAGTGGGGCGTCTGA
- a CDS encoding cytochrome c biogenesis CcdA family protein yields the protein MDFVFGYVAGLLTLINPCVLPVLPIVLASALQGDRRGPLYLCAGMSLSFVAIGVGLAQIGPALGVFPETIERVAAFAMMGFGLVLLLPALNTRFVTATAGLANSADARIDRLDQSSPAGMFGGGALLGAVWSPCIGPTLGGAIALAARGEHLAQATGVMIAFALGVSSVLLALAYGAQSSIAKRRAAMMALAARSKPIMGGAFLLIGVSIWFRWHIALEEWALDHLPHWFSDLSIMF from the coding sequence ATGGATTTTGTGTTTGGATATGTCGCGGGGTTGCTGACGCTGATCAACCCCTGCGTTTTGCCGGTGCTACCCATTGTGCTGGCCTCGGCGTTGCAAGGCGACAGGCGCGGGCCGCTTTACCTGTGCGCAGGCATGTCGCTAAGCTTCGTGGCAATCGGTGTGGGGCTGGCGCAGATTGGCCCGGCTTTGGGGGTGTTCCCCGAGACAATCGAGCGCGTGGCCGCATTTGCCATGATGGGCTTCGGACTTGTCTTGTTGTTGCCCGCATTGAACACGCGCTTTGTAACGGCAACCGCAGGGCTGGCCAATAGCGCTGACGCCCGCATTGACAGGCTGGATCAATCCAGCCCCGCTGGCATGTTTGGCGGCGGTGCCTTGTTGGGCGCAGTCTGGTCGCCCTGCATCGGCCCTACCTTGGGCGGTGCAATCGCTTTGGCCGCGCGCGGCGAGCATCTGGCGCAAGCCACGGGCGTTATGATCGCCTTTGCCTTGGGCGTATCCAGCGTGTTGCTGGCGCTGGCATACGGTGCGCAAAGCAGCATCGCCAAACGGCGCGCGGCCATGATGGCATTGGCGGCACGTTCCAAGCCGATCATGGGCGGGGCATTCTTGCTGATTGGCGTATCGATCTGGTTTCGGTGGCATATAGCGCTGGAAGAATGGGCGCTTGATCACCTGCCGCACTGGTTTTCCGACCTTTCCATCATGTTTTAA